The following are encoded in a window of Armatimonas rosea genomic DNA:
- a CDS encoding 4-(cytidine 5'-diphospho)-2-C-methyl-D-erythritol kinase gives MSLPYKATLASPCKLNLTLDVGLPRPDGFHELDSLVVLLSAADEVTVTVKPGPRTVKLIVKDRRPDSVASEPMPKGAENLAHKAAQLALDTLAPGQELQVWITLAKRLPAQAGLGAGSSNAATVLQAVGAALEASADALLPLAAQLGSDVALFLAPPAPSAPPAPTSGGAYVVRMRGRGERVEPVALELPKLYGVLTRPAVGVPTGPAYALLDALPNRLPGTATEALLTNTGLAPPLVGAGGAALSNDFEAAVLPAFPEVAALHAALTEAGAVRALLCGSGSSVFGLARDRAHALELVKKLAGRVAWLKLVESL, from the coding sequence ATGAGCCTGCCCTACAAAGCGACTCTGGCCTCGCCGTGTAAGCTAAACCTGACCCTCGATGTTGGCCTGCCGCGCCCGGATGGCTTTCATGAGCTGGACTCGCTGGTGGTGCTCCTCTCGGCGGCCGACGAAGTGACGGTGACGGTAAAGCCCGGCCCACGCACGGTCAAGCTGATCGTCAAGGACCGCCGCCCAGACTCCGTGGCGAGCGAGCCCATGCCTAAGGGTGCGGAGAACCTGGCGCACAAGGCCGCGCAGCTCGCGCTGGACACGCTCGCGCCGGGCCAGGAGCTCCAGGTCTGGATCACGCTCGCCAAGCGTCTGCCTGCCCAAGCCGGCCTCGGGGCGGGCAGTAGCAACGCTGCCACGGTCCTCCAGGCAGTCGGGGCGGCGCTGGAAGCGTCGGCAGACGCGCTTCTCCCCCTCGCCGCGCAGCTCGGCTCCGATGTGGCGCTGTTTCTGGCCCCCCCCGCTCCCTCTGCCCCCCCCGCCCCCACAAGTGGGGGAGCCTATGTGGTGCGGATGCGAGGGCGTGGGGAGCGTGTTGAGCCCGTGGCGCTGGAGCTTCCCAAGCTCTACGGCGTGCTGACTCGCCCGGCAGTCGGTGTCCCGACCGGCCCCGCCTACGCCCTCCTCGATGCCCTCCCGAATCGCCTCCCCGGCACCGCCACCGAGGCACTTCTCACCAATACTGGCCTGGCTCCCCCACTTGTGGGGGCGGGGGGGGCGGCGCTGTCCAACGACTTCGAGGCCGCCGTGCTCCCCGCCTTCCCCGAGGTGGCCGCGCTCCATGCTGCCCTCACTGAGGCGGGAGCCGTGCGTGCGCTGCTCTGTGGCTCGGGCTCGTCGGTGTTTGGGCTGGCGCGGGACCGGGCGCACGCGCTGGAGCTGGTGAAGAAACTCGCCGGCCGCGTCGCGTGGCTGAAGCTGGTGGAGAGCCTATGA
- a CDS encoding NTP transferase domain-containing protein, whose protein sequence is MSTKNIAALVLAGGVVKEKHAASWEPQLPPGIRNRALLELNGKPMYQHVVETLQATPGISRILLAGDVPLLPGCAPVPGGESMVDTLLNGVAALNDTETRFLVATADIPFLTPQAVADLLADAPESADFVYSIIPAQVCYAAFPEMRRTTLKLAEGEFTGGNLVILNPEFLRTKEAVVRHAYALRKNVPGLAALLGPSTILRLLASRVAPSLLTLPQLEAAVSRLLGGATARAIVSQHAGVGADVDHPEDVPLARKYLSGQ, encoded by the coding sequence ATGAGCACCAAGAATATCGCCGCCCTCGTGCTGGCAGGGGGCGTGGTCAAAGAGAAGCACGCCGCGTCTTGGGAGCCGCAGCTTCCGCCAGGGATACGCAACCGGGCACTGCTGGAGCTGAACGGAAAGCCCATGTACCAGCACGTGGTCGAGACCCTGCAGGCCACGCCGGGGATCAGCCGAATCCTCCTCGCCGGCGACGTGCCGCTCCTTCCGGGCTGTGCTCCCGTCCCAGGGGGGGAGTCGATGGTGGACACGCTCCTGAATGGGGTCGCGGCCCTCAACGACACGGAGACGCGCTTCCTGGTCGCTACCGCCGATATTCCCTTTCTCACCCCGCAAGCCGTCGCGGACCTACTCGCCGATGCCCCCGAGAGCGCGGACTTTGTCTACTCGATCATCCCCGCCCAGGTCTGCTACGCCGCCTTCCCCGAGATGCGCCGCACGACCCTCAAATTGGCGGAGGGAGAGTTCACGGGCGGCAACCTCGTTATCCTCAACCCCGAGTTTTTGCGTACCAAAGAGGCGGTCGTGCGCCACGCCTACGCGCTCCGCAAGAATGTCCCCGGCCTGGCCGCGCTGCTGGGGCCCAGCACGATCCTGCGCCTGCTCGCCTCACGGGTTGCACCGTCGCTACTCACGCTTCCCCAGCTCGAAGCCGCGGTCAGCCGCCTGCTCGGTGGCGCGACGGCCCGAGCGATTGTCTCCCAGCACGCCGGGGTCGGGGCCGATGTGGATCACCCGGAAGATGTCCCCCTGGCGCGGAAATATCTGTCTGGGCAGTAG
- a CDS encoding RNA polymerase sigma factor: protein MNTLLAAAESKPDPAFERAWDRHRERVFRLVVRLAGSREVADDLTQEVAVQAAQAFPKFRGQAQAFTLFYKIAVRCVLRWRQQRPLGNDTLLETVPAPSCDPTTALTVQAALHALPDDQRAVLVLAVYEQLSYKEIAAVLEIPLGTVMSRLARARQQLRKELSDVL, encoded by the coding sequence ATGAACACTCTACTGGCAGCCGCGGAATCTAAGCCTGATCCTGCGTTTGAGCGTGCGTGGGATCGTCACCGGGAGCGTGTCTTTCGCTTGGTGGTGCGCCTCGCAGGGAGCCGAGAGGTCGCCGACGATCTTACCCAAGAAGTAGCGGTGCAAGCGGCGCAGGCCTTCCCTAAATTTCGGGGGCAAGCGCAGGCCTTCACCCTCTTCTACAAGATCGCCGTGCGCTGCGTCCTCCGCTGGCGCCAGCAACGGCCCCTCGGAAACGACACGCTCCTTGAGACCGTCCCCGCCCCAAGCTGTGACCCGACCACGGCGCTCACGGTGCAGGCGGCTCTCCACGCCCTCCCCGACGACCAGCGCGCCGTGCTGGTACTGGCGGTCTACGAGCAGCTCTCCTACAAAGAGATCGCCGCTGTCTTAGAGATACCCCTGGGAACCGTCATGTCCCGCCTCGCACGGGCGCGCCAGCAGCTACGAAAGGAGCTCTCCGATGTCTTGTAA
- a CDS encoding RNA polymerase sigma factor, translating to MNLWREKRLLLAFRRRDPSAFDTLFARHAGAVLGFALRLTRGCHAEAEELVSETFVAAFQNAERFRGSSRLTTYLLGITLNRWRDRRRKASLPTVPLLDHDGPIPETNSLLTLAIHEAARELELPQREAFQLVVVEGFTHKEAAQLLEIPLGTLKWRVAEAVRHVRLALEEPK from the coding sequence ATGAACCTGTGGCGTGAGAAGCGGCTCCTTTTGGCGTTTCGGCGGCGTGATCCTAGCGCCTTCGACACGCTCTTTGCCCGCCACGCCGGAGCGGTGCTGGGATTCGCGCTGCGCCTGACACGGGGCTGCCACGCCGAGGCGGAGGAGCTGGTCTCCGAGACCTTTGTGGCCGCTTTTCAGAACGCCGAGCGCTTTCGGGGATCGTCGCGCCTGACCACCTATCTGCTGGGAATCACCCTCAACCGCTGGCGGGATCGTCGGAGAAAAGCATCGCTTCCGACCGTCCCCCTGCTCGACCACGACGGACCAATCCCTGAGACCAACTCTCTGCTGACGCTCGCCATCCATGAGGCCGCACGTGAGCTGGAGCTCCCTCAGCGGGAGGCGTTTCAGCTCGTGGTGGTGGAGGGCTTCACCCACAAAGAAGCGGCGCAGCTGCTGGAAATTCCCCTCGGAACCCTGAAGTGGCGTGTCGCTGAGGCCGTCCGCCATGTTCGTCTTGCCCTGGAGGAGCCGAAATGA